A region of the Leptospiraceae bacterium genome:
TCATGGCTCCTCCTACTCCTGCTGCCATTGTCATTCCAGCATCTACAACGGGGTTATTCAATGTTGTCCGCAATGTGCCACTGGAAATCATTTTGCTTCCTAGTTTAGCTCCTGCTCCAGCACCTAATGCTGTTGCCATTGGACCTGCAATCATTGCGCCCACAGGACCCATCACCATCGTTAAACCTGCACCTATTACTGCTCCAACTCCACGTCCAACTTGTGCTGCCTGGTTATTCATCTTCTTTGTTAATTTAGCCTGTTCAAATCTTCCTGTCGCAAATCGCACCAAGATCGGGGTTAATGCCCGTTGCCTCTGCTACTTTGTCAATAAATGCATCTCGGATTTTGTCCTTTACCATCGACTGTATCCCTGCCATTCCTCCTGTCAGATATGCCTGCACTACACTCTTTACCATCTCGTCTTTTGCTACTGCCGATTGTGCTGCTTCCATCGCTACTTGCATCAATGCTCGCCACGATTCACCGAATCGGTAATTCTTTGTGATTAACTTATCATCTTCTCCGCTGACGCATACAGTTCAGTTGCCTTATCACCAAATTATCCGCTATTGCATTGTAATCTTCGTTTGTCCACTGAGTAAATAAACTTTGGATTTTGTATTACAACCCCATCTTCGCCATGTTCACGGATAACGTCTGTTTTCTTACCGGATTGATAACCACCAACTAGATTGTAATTTGGCTCTCCTTCTTTTGGCACACCGCCATCTCCAAGATGAATTGTTCCATCACTTATCTCGCGCGTAATCACGATTTGCCCGTTTTCTTTGGGCGAATCGGTGTTATCTTTCGTGATGAGGTCTTGATGAATCAAGCCCCTGCCTCTACTAATACAACACCGACCGCGCTCGCGGCTACTGTCAATAATTTGCTCTTCTTTGTGTAACATAAAACTTTTCGAACTATGCAAATTATTGACACCGCCTTGATCGCTTTCGCGTAGGAGTAGGTAAGATTTATCGTATTTCTGCAATACCTGCTCCAAATACAAAACCTTCTTTTCCTTTTTCAGTCTTTATTTTAACAAACGGAGCTACATCATGATTTATTTCAGCAAATACGTGAGTATCTTCAATTACATCCACTTTATCTTTTTCATCTAGGGTAAAAAATACTTTTGATTCTTTGGATGGCTTTTCAAATACTTTTAACTCATCAAATATAACTTCATATTTTCCTTCTGAAATAAAGGGTATGATTTCTGCACATAGGTAAGGCACCAAATCTAACTCTTGTTCAATATATTCTCTTTTGGTTACATTACCATCTTTATCAAACTCCATAGTAAGATATTCTTGATTATAGACACCATTTCGATACAACCCATAACATCTTAAATCTGATATTCTGTAACTTTTTTTTATAACATCCCATAAAATCTCTGCACCATATTTCCAATGGTCTTGTTTAGCAGGTTCAAAATTGTATATATTATCATTTATATAATCATTATCATAGTCTTTTTGATGTTTATCGTATATTGTTCCATCGTTGTCTGTTGAAGTTTCAACCTTTTTTTTAAAATCTTTTAAATGAAAACTGTGCACTATATTTTTTTCTAGACAATACAATTCGATATCACTCGCTAAGTCTTTATACTTGCTATTACTAAATTTAATTCTAGCATGTTTCTTACATTCATACACAAATCCTTTTTTTCTAAATTGGTTTCTTTGAATCACGTAATACTCAGGTGGTTTTTCACTTTTAAAAAGATAACAAGCCTCAGTTACTTGGATTAAAATTAATAAGACCATTATTCTCATATTCTTTCTTACCTTTTGGAATTGTATTTGTTTCTGCTTTGATTACATTATAGTGATCATGGTGATGATGATGCCAGTCTTGTGTTGGTGCTATATCTGCAAAATCTTTATCAATGGTCTTATTTTTACTTTTACCATACTCTTCTTTTGCTTCCTCTAAAGCCTTTTTTTCTTCTTCTAATTTTGCTTTTTCTTCCTTTAATTTTTTTATTTTGTCCTCATCATTTTTTGCCTCTTTAATCAACTTATCGTTAGCATATATTTCACCTTGCTTCGTTTTTATTGCATCAATTTGATTGTTATATTCAACAGCAGCGGCTTTAAACTCTGCATTATTCATTAGTCTCAAAACCTGATTAGTCGTATTAGAATATTCTCCAGACTTAGCATTGACATTAAACATTTTCCATGGTGTCCAAAGAAAATTTGCTCCGGGTTGTGCAAGTAATGCTCTATGAAATTTTTCTATTTCTGATGGGTAGGCTAATGAATGCTTTGAATCCAAAACTATTTCTTTTTCTTTTCCATCTTTGTTTATCGTTATCGATCTTACATCTAATGCTTCCCCTTCATGCCCATTAGGGGAACCTCTAAATGTTGAATTCACTTTTATTTCTTTTACATCTACTCCTTCCGCTCTAGCTTGCTTTATTGCCATCGCGTAATTTGCAAACAATCTTCCCTCCAATAAATTTAAAGATTTTGAAATTACCGCATTTCTTTCGGAATAATCCGATTTTAAATTAAAATTTTCTCCATAAACCGTTGTTTCAATTACATCAACTTTCACTTTAATAGGATTTCCTTTTTCATCTACTGAATCTACTTCTTTGGTTCCCTTTAATAGATTATTAATAGCCATCATCTTAGCTAAATGAATATTTGGCTCCCCACCAAGTTTCTCATGCATAACTTGGAAGATTCTATCAACCTTATCTTTCGATAGAGGTTTACCGTCATTATCTACTAGTTTTGAATTTTGAACCTTAAATTGTCCGATTTCTTTTTTTAAATTATTATCAACGGAAATATTTTTTAATTTCTCCTCCGCCTTTACTTTTTGATTTTCATAATCTTTCTTTACTAACTCAACTGTAGTCAGAGGGTTCTTTATATCCTTTAAGGCTGGAATCTTATCACTAATTCCTTTGAGTTCATATTTGCCCTTGCCTGTTAAATTCGATGACGTGTTAGGATTCGTATCCGTCGAATCAATGCCAAAGTAATTTTTTATAGAATCAAAAATAGATTCTCTTTTTGTATAACCCTGTGGCACATCCGTAGCAGTGTTTGGTTTTTTATCCTGAGCAAGACCTTCGACTTCTATATCTGGTTTATTTTCCGCCTGACGTTTCTTTACTTCTTCCTTTATCTTTAACGATTTCTCTAAATCAGCAGCAGCTTTCTTCTTATGCTCGTCATCACCATCTTGCGAAGTATTCCCATCTTTCTCATCCTCAGGCTTCCTACCAACAGTAGACGCATTACCACCATTACCCGCACCACCCTGACCACCCGCAGAACCACTCGGCGAAGCCGAACCAGAACCACCACCAGCCAAGAACGCAGCCCCAGCAGACATTACAACACCCAAACCAGCAAACGCTAAATCAACTAAACCAGAAGGACCTTCCTCACCACCAACTTCCTTCGCATCATCATCCCGCGCTTCTTTCGCGTCACCTGCATCTTTTGCGTTCTTGGCATCTTTCGCATCCTTCACCGGATTACGCTCATTTTCCTCAGCATCTCGTTGTTGTTGACGAGTATTATTCAAGTCAATAATATCCTGACCACTGATCTCACCTAAGAAGTTGCCATTAGCCTCATAATTCCCATCACCGTCTACCGTGCCCTGTGTGCTACCTAGAATGGTAAGCGAACCACTCATTCCACTTCGTCCATTCTCTAATCCAAACCCAAGTCCATTTCCTAAATCAGCATTTCCACTTACGCTAAATCCATCTTGTCCGTAGTTTAACTCTGCACTTAAATTTCCTGTTCCCGCCTGTCTCTCTATTACATCAAACGATCCATCCCAATTGCCCGAATTCCCTGTGTAATTTAATCCGAGCGTTCCAGATCCAGTGCTAATGCCCAAATTGACAGTTGCCCCACCTCGCTGTGATTGTCCGATTGTGACGCTGTTAAACGAATTTGCTATCTTGTTGAGTAAGCTTTTATCTGCTCCAAGTGCATTCACTACTCCAGTGACATTTGCCTTTATCCCCCAGCCATCTTCCTTGGTATAACTTACGTTAGTCGCTGCGAGTGCTTTTATCAAGATTGGATTGTCCAATGCTATTTGTTGAACCTCTTTTGCTTTCCCTACCAATTCCTTCGATCCTTTTGTCAAAGCTCCTAAGTTTGTTGCAGCTAATGACTGTAATGTTCCATTCACAACTCCGGCTACAGCCCCTTGCACTCCACCTGTCCTTGAACCAATCGCAGCCTGTAACGCTATATTAGCCCCTTGCACTGCATAAAAACTAGCACCAGCACTACCAGTCAATACACTTCCTAATGCAGGTGCCGCAGCGCCTCCTGTTACAACTAACGCTGTCACAGCCAACGCCGTCTGTGCTGTAGACTCAATCGCCTTTGTCTTCTCTTCCTTCTTCGCTTTCTTAGCTTTTATCTTCGCATTCGTAGTTGATGCAACAGTCTTTGCTAAATCCGCATCCATTCCATTAGCCTCTAGAAATTCTGCTGTTGCGTATTCTTGAATCCGATCCTTCCAACCATCCTTCGACATATCCACCTTAGCCGCACCAGTCCACGTTGCTGGTTGAGTAAATGGTGTTGCCGTCAAGTGATCGAATGTATCTGCACTTCCGCCTACTGCGATGATTGCGTTCTTGACTATACCCTTCACCATTCCATTTGCCATATTCATTCCACTAGCTATTCCACTACTAGCAACCTTACCCAAGTTCGCATTATTCTTCTTAGCCACTTGTCTTTTCTTGAGCCCGCCTAGTATCTGTGAGAAATTCCCCGCAGCGTCAGGTCGTCCGATTGCATTTGCGACTGCTGCTCCGGCTGCGTCTTGGATTAATGCATTCTCTTGTTGTTGCAGCGCATTGTATTGGTTGTTGTTTGATACAACAGAACTACTCTGCATCAATTTGTTCTTAGCCGCTACTCCTGCCACAAGTCCAGCAGGACCTCCCATCATTGCACCTGCTAATCCCGATGACATCGTGAGACCAGCATCTACGATGGGGTTATTCAATGTTGTTCGCAATGTGCCACCGGAAATCATGTTACTTCCTAATCTGTTTCCTGCTCCTGCACCGAGTGCTGTAGCTCCGTGGACCTGCCATCATTAACGGACCTACAGGACCCATTGCCATCATTACACCAGCACCCATCACAGCACCAACTCCACGTCCAAGTCCCGCTGCCTGGTTATTCATCTTCTTTGTTAATTTAGCCTGTTCAAATCTTCCTGTCGCAAATCGCACCAAGTCCGGGTTAATGCCCGTTGCCTCTGCTACCTTATCAATAAACGCATCTCGGATTTTGTCCTTTACCATCGACTGTATCCCTGCCATTCCTCCTGTCAGATATGCCTGCACTACACTCTTTACCATCTCGTCTTTTGCTACTGCCGATTGCGCTGCTCCCATCGCTACTTGCATCAACGCTTCGCCACGATTCTTGGGCGAATCGGTGTTATCCTTTCGTGATAGAGAGACGCACAGCCGTGCGTCTCTACGATTTCCAAATTCACACCGACCGCGCTCGCGGCTACTGTCAATAATTTGCTCTTTGGGGTGAAGCGAAAGACTTTTCCTAGTAAGCAAATTATTGACACCGCCTTGATCGCTTTCGCTTGGAGTAGGTAAGCTTTGTTAGCCTTAAAGAAAACTCCAATTGCATTTTGGCGAACGACGCAGCGACAGCACTTACTTGCAAAACTCAGTATCAGAAATGTCCTTTCGAATCATCTCAAAAACATCCAGGAAATTGACGCGATATTTTTCATATCTCACTGGACTCGATTTATATTTTTTAAAATCCAGAGGATTAATTGCCTTCCAATGACTAACGCTTATAAAACAATTATTAGTCATTGGCAAAAAACCACTTTGATTTCCGCGCTCCATCCATTCCAAATACTCTCCTTTATTTTTATGTACAATAACTCCCATTAAAGAACCAGACTGATGACCTATCATCACTTTTTGAAAAAATGTGCACCCTAGTCGAAATTTATGAAAAGGAAAGGACTTTTCTGTTTTGTGTGCAGACTCTTCGATACTACATATATATTCTTTATTTGCATAATCTGCTTTCAAAATAAAATCATCCGCTGTTGCGGTTCCGTAAAAAAATAAGAATAATAGAAATGCTAAAATCATTTTCATTTATCCTCAACTAATCCAATTCGAGACCGCGTAGAACTATTACTATGATGGACAGATGAATTAAATAAATTTATTCTGTTAGCCTCTGTCATAGTTGCTAAACCTGTATTAAATGAATTTCGAGGGCTTAAAGAATCATCGGTTGAAAATACTTGAACGTTTTTTCCGTTGTGACTCATATTAAATCTAGAAGTAACTACTACATTATGAACGTCATTCCAGACAGGTGTTTCAGATTTTGAACGAAAAAGGACTACATTTCCTTTATCAATTTGTTTCGTCATCTCTGACTCACTAAGAACTTTTAACTTATATTTTTTATTTTCTCCAGTCAACTTAGCCCAGTCGGATTCAGAAGAAATATTCAAAACCGTTTGATGAATCCCTTGATCTACTTTTGTTACACTGCTTTTGACCACTCGTATTTCGTCCTTGGTTAATTTTCGACCAAGCTCTTGCTGTTTCTTTTTTAAAGCAACGTTTTCCAGTTCAGAACCTGGCCAATTTCTTACTGTTCCAAAGCCTACTCCTTTTTTTGCTAAATCTTGATCTACTTGCATTAGTGTTTTATCTGGTCGAACTAACCCCTGAGCTTTTAATACATTTACATATGAGTCATATGTACAATTTAACTGATTCACTAACGCATCATTGTCACTACTATAAAAAGTATACGAATTACCGCGTTCCGGA
Encoded here:
- a CDS encoding SH3 domain-containing protein, with amino-acid sequence MVLLILIQVTEACYLFKSEKPPEYYVIQRNQFRKKGFVYECKKHARIKFSNSKYKDLASDIELYCLEKNIVHSFHLKDFKKKVETSTDNDGTIYDKHQKDYDNDYINDNIYNFEPAKQDHWKYGAEILWDVIKKSYRISDLRCYGLYRNGVYNQEYLTMEFDKDGNVTKREYIEQELDLVPYLCAEIIPFISEGKYEVIFDELKVFEKPSKESKVFFTLDEKDKVDVIEDTHVFAEINHDVAPFVKIKTEKGKEGFVFGAGIAEIR